A genomic region of Trifolium pratense cultivar HEN17-A07 linkage group LG3, ARS_RC_1.1, whole genome shotgun sequence contains the following coding sequences:
- the LOC123913938 gene encoding crossover junction endonuclease EME1B-like — MEPIILSDEDDPTTPFPLHSKKRRTEQPDPNPTVFLIDDDPTPLKQQHVPSSTPSIIPETPFSSLFDSDIAIVKCTKASDSAPTNLSGISQMICLESDDEPEISGIRNWNENEARGLLSSAWIYDSTGSGNSHERLVSCENVTRAEYSGDSPSKPTSSQVEENHNEKNMSMEQEENPDENIDNMKSSKVSAKSTNKATGKTKMTKEERSRLMEEKKLLKEQEKLKKAAMKAEAAELKKIEKERQKWEKGKFAMQYIVAEIDAKVVESGSIGGHLLTRFAEKGLTYHITSNPISGSIVWSMKVPEQISQLSTERIEIPYVLLVYEADKFCNLAMNDSLFDQLNGIRSHYPAYTVCYVTNRLFSYINKREQEKYKNPEINSCWRRPPVEEVLAKLTTNFTKIHSRQCVDEAELAEHVVGLTCSLASCQFRKKLTRLSVNANGSLASKDSVDRNLIKKSIWLKALVAIPKVQPRFAIAIWKKYPTMKSLLSVYMDPTKSEHEKEFLLKDLMTEGLLGGDRRLGEVCSKRCIEF; from the exons aTGGAACCGATCATTCTCTCCGACGAAGATGACCCTACAACACCGTTCCCACTCCATTCTAAGAAACGCCGAACCGAACAACCCGATCCAAACCCTACCGTTTTCCTCATCGACGACGACCCTACTCCACTGAAGCAACAACACGTTCCTTCATCTACACCTTCTATCATTCCCGAAACTCCATTCTCTTCGTTATTCGATTCCGATATTGCAATCGTTAAATGCACTAAAGCTTCTGATTCTGCTCCTACAAATTTATCAG GAATTAGTCAAATGATATGTTTGGAATCAGATGATGAGCCGGAGATTTCTGGAATTAGGAATTGGAATGAGAATGAAGCAAGGGGATTATTGTCTTCGGCGTGGATTTATGATTCAACTGGCTCTGGAAATTCTCATG AGAGACTAGTTTCGTGTGAAAATGTTACTCGAGCTGAATATTCCGGGGACAGTCCTTCAAAGCCAACCTCCTCACAAGTG GAAGAGAATCATAATGAGAAAAATATGAGCATGGAGCAGGAAGAGAATCCTGATGAGAACATTGACAACATGAAAAGTTCAAAAGTCTCTGCAAAGAGTACAAACAAGGCAACTGGAAAGACAAAGATgacaaaagaagaaagaagtcGTTTGATGGAAGAAAAGAAACTACTGAAGGAA cAAGAGAAACTAAAAAAAGCAGCTATGAAGGCTGAAGCTGCAGAActgaaaaaaattgagaaagaaAGGCAAAAGTGGGAAAAGGGGAAATTTGCAATGCAATATATTGTGGCAGAAATAGATGCAAAGGTAGTTGAATCAGGTTCAATCGGAG GCCATTTGCTTACTAGGTTTGCTGAAAAAGGTCTTACATACCATATTACATCAAATCCGATCTCAGGGTCAATTGTATGGTCTATGAAAGTTCCAGAACAAATTTCACAG CTTTCCACTGAACGAATTGAGATTCCATATGTCTTACTAGTTTATGAGGCTGACAAATTTTGTAACCTCGCCATGAATGATTCCCTTTTTGATCAACTCAATGGCATTCGAAGTCATTATCCAGCTTATACTGTTTGTTACGTCACAAACAGATTATTTTCTTACATTAATAAAAG GGAGCAGGAAAAATACAAGAACCCTGAAATCAATAGTTGTTGGAGACGTCCACCTGTTGAGGAG GTGCTTGCAAAACTAACAACAAATTTCACCAAAATACATTCCAGGCAGTGTGTAGATGAAGCTGAACTGGCTGAACATGTTGTTGGTTTGACATGCAGTTTGGCGTCTTGTCAGTTTAG AAAGAAATTAACTCGGTTATCCGTAAATGCAAATGGTTCTCTTGCTTCAAAGGACAGTGTTGACCgaaatttaataaagaaatcCATATG GTTAAAAGCTTTGGTTGCTATCCCCAAGGTACAACCACGATTCGCAATTGCTATTTGGAAAAAATACCCAACCATGAAGTCTCTGTTAAGTGTTTATATGGATCCAACTAAATCG GAGCATGAGAAGGAATTTTTACTTAAAGATTTGATGACAGAAGGTTTGCTTGGTGGTGACAGAAGGTTGGGTGAGGTTTGCTCAAAGCGGTGTATAGAATTCTAA
- the LOC123916216 gene encoding uncharacterized protein LOC123916216, whose translation MAIVPSKRLVLIVFLLLCFISTIARARNLREITKEGVEKGQSSEFKPNHEVAQTQEKNDDLLDTMDYTPASKNPPIHN comes from the exons ATGGCTATTGTACCTAGCAAACGCCTTGTtcttattgtatttttgttgctTTGCTTCATCTCAACCATCGCTCGAG CTAGAAATTTGAGAGAGATCACTAAAGAAGGAGTTGAAAAGGGTCAAAGTAGTGAGTTTAAGCCAAACCATGAAGTGGCACAAACACAAGAGAAAAATGATGATTTGTTGGATACAATGGACTACACACCTGCATCAAAGAATCCACCAATTCATAATTAA